The Paraflavitalea devenefica genomic interval TGTTTTTGTGCCGGGCGATTACCGGGCCTTACAGGTATACTCCATCGCCAACCCCACCAACGCGAATACCAAAATTGGTTTGGGCGCCTTGTATGATGGTGTACACAATGGCCCTTCCAACCCACGGCCTTCCAATAACATTGCCCAGTACCTGACAGATGGTATAAACGGGCTCAACCTCGGCACCGGTATAGCCAACCTGCCGGCCGGAGAAATTATGTTTGCTTTAACTGGTTTACAATCGCAATTCATTGGCGATGGCATTCCCGATCTGCTGGTAACACAGATAGCTGACCCTTCGAGTTCAGCAGACAGTTATGAATTTACAGATGCGAATGGCAACAGGATCGGCAATAAAGTAGATGTGGTGATCAATACGGTTCCGAGAGTAGGCGTATGGGTGGCCGACTTCTATGATGTCAATACAAACCCTATGGCCCTGATCGCCGGCTTTACGCAAACAGAAAGGAATATCCGTATATGGGGAGCTGATTTCAGCGCATTCGGCATCAACAGCAGCAACGTGCATGATGTGGTATACTTCAGGATACGGATCAGCGGCGATAGCGATGTAGCGTTTGTAGCTTACAACAACCAGGCGGTGAGTGTAGGTGGCCTCCTGCCCTATTACAATCAGCCTGGCAGGACAAACAATCCCAGCGAACCAACTACAAAGACCCAGGCTTATCCCAATCCCTTCACCAACAAACTGATCCTAAAACACCAGCCGGCTACCGGTGAGGAACAATACACCCTCTACAATATACAGGGTGTAGCCTTATTGCAGCATAGACCGGTAAAAGGCAGTGTGCAAAGCACTTTCGATACGCAGCAGCTTCCTGCAGACACTTACGTACTCGTATTATCCAACGGTAAAGAACAACATACTGAACTACTGGTGAAAAAATAGTGGTATACTTGTACTGCTGTTACAGGATATAATGGATCTTAGACCTGTCAGGTCTATAATTCGTATACGAGACTTCAGACTTTTCCTTACATTCGTGATAAACTTAATGTGATTATGGACCTGAAAACCCTTTTTGAACAAGCTGCTGAAGAGAGCAAAACATTATCCGACCGTCCGAGCAATGATACCCTGCTGCAACTGTACTCCCTGTACAAACAAGCTACTGAAGGCGATGTGAATGTAGACCCACCGGCTAATCCATTTGATTTTGTATCCAAAGCCAAGTTTGAAGCCTGGGCAGGTTTAAAGGGGAAAACCAAAGAAGCTGCCATGCAGGAATACATTAACCTGGTAGGAAAGTTAAAAGGCTAAGCTGCCCGCAGCATGAAAAAAACATTCCTTTACAAGGTTTGGCTCCATGACAAAAAACTGTTCTTCCTAATTACCGGCTTCACGCTGCTGACATTGCTCTTTAATCTGCTGGGTGATGAAGTAACGCCTTTCTTTGTGTGGGGCATGTACTCTGAAAAGGAACAGCCTGCCACGGAATATCAATTATTAAAGACCACCATTAATGACAGCCTCGTTGTAGATGGCTCCTCGGGATATGCTTCCCCCACCCTCTTCTACCTGGGCGCCCCACTGGCCTATTACAGGCGTATAAAGGGAAACAATAATACCGACCCCGTCATTCCTTTCCTGCAGTCAAAAACAGGCGCCGGTTACAAGTTCATCCAACCATTGGAGAAAAAGCTGTTCAATACCGGCCCGCAGCAGCAGGCCTTCCTCCACTGGTACCGCTGCTACCTGCAACAGGTAATGGGCATCAATATCCATCACCTGAAAATTGATATCCTAGAAGTTCATTACAACAATACGCAGCATATTATTACCGATACAGCTTATTTATTTGAAAAATGGGAACGATCCTGACCCGCGACAGGGAGTATACGTCATTGGAGAAAAAGCTGCTGTGCAGGATCACCTTCGCGGGTATCTTCGGCTCACTGGTTTATGCCCTCTTATCACATACCCTCACGCACCAGTTGTGTGCACCCGTATTGAAATACCCGTATGTAGACCTCACCTATTGGCTGCTGCACCTGCTGCAGATACCCGAATTCATTACGGGCCATTATATAGTCGCCTGCCTGTTCGATGGGGCGCTGTTTGCGTTTTGTATACTGTCTTTCGGGTATCCCGGCAAACGCCTGTTCATCGGGCTGTTCACCCTGCTCTATTTCATTTACTTCATCATCTTTAATACCTATGGCGCCCACCACACGGGTCCCAAAATAGGGTTCCTGCTCATACCGCTTCCCTTCCTGGTAGCCAATGAACGATCATTCAACTATCTGTGGCAATCGCTCCGGTATTTTTTATTATTCGCTTATAGCAGCGCTTTTGCCTGGAAACTCCTGCGCTTTAGCTGGCTGTACGAAGATCAGGGAGTGCTCATTATGAAAAAAAACCTGGCGGCTTATCTATACTTCAATCCCTCCACAACACAAGCTGAGGTCTATCGCTGGTTGCTGCAGCATCCGGCCATTGTAAACAGCCTGTTCATAACAGGGTTTATCATGGAGGGACTCTTTATCATTGGTTTCTTTACCAGGAAATACGATCGTTTCCTCT includes:
- a CDS encoding T9SS type A sorting domain-containing protein, giving the protein MNPLVPNRKQIIVSTVSVAFPDYFLRRRVLITLLLLTAFYLRINAQAVSEVITDYNGYWKSRQNSISPVKPDNSHNMLAFTFNGTRYSTGVNDALLTSRGDVFVPGDYRALQVYSIANPTNANTKIGLGALYDGVHNGPSNPRPSNNIAQYLTDGINGLNLGTGIANLPAGEIMFALTGLQSQFIGDGIPDLLVTQIADPSSSADSYEFTDANGNRIGNKVDVVINTVPRVGVWVADFYDVNTNPMALIAGFTQTERNIRIWGADFSAFGINSSNVHDVVYFRIRISGDSDVAFVAYNNQAVSVGGLLPYYNQPGRTNNPSEPTTKTQAYPNPFTNKLILKHQPATGEEQYTLYNIQGVALLQHRPVKGSVQSTFDTQQLPADTYVLVLSNGKEQHTELLVKK
- a CDS encoding acyl-CoA-binding protein gives rise to the protein MDLKTLFEQAAEESKTLSDRPSNDTLLQLYSLYKQATEGDVNVDPPANPFDFVSKAKFEAWAGLKGKTKEAAMQEYINLVGKLKG